The Culex pipiens pallens isolate TS chromosome 2, TS_CPP_V2, whole genome shotgun sequence DNA window CTGCCGCTGGTCGAGGATGGCGTTCTACCGCCAGAGCAGGTGAACTTCAAGGAGCAAAAGGTTGTCCGACTGGCAGAAAGCAACGAAGCCGATCCTTTTCAAGAGGAGTTTGTAGTCAAAGTGGAAGTACTAGACGTGGAAGTGGCCGATGCTAGTAACGAAGCCGAACCTATCCCGGAGGAGGTCGAAGTCAAAGAGGAAATGTTGGACGTGGAAGTGATCGAAGCAGTGGTTCCAAAGAAACAACGGGTTCTGCGAATAGAAACGAGCAACGCTGTTGAGCCCGTTGAAAAAGTCGCACAAGAAATTAAAGAGGAGATTCTGAATGACGAGGAGGAAATTCAATTCAttcgaaaaaaacaaacttgtcaAATTTCATTCAACCGTTGCATGTTTTGTCTAAACGAACTTCCCCCAAAGGAACAGATCCTACCGGATTTCAACAAGGAGAGCACGTTCCGAACCCAGGTGGAATACGTCCTTGCAAAGACGATCGAAGCCCCAAACTATCCTTGCTGCAGTAGCTGCAAACAAATGTTTCAACTGTTTTACAAGTTCAAGAAGTCTTGCCTCGTTGCCCTTGCCAAACCACtggatttgatcaaatctaaaTCGGCAAAGCGTCCAGCAAACCATCCCATTAGTCCAGCGCCAAAAAGAAAGTCAGAAGTGGTAACCATCCACCCCAAGATCGATGAACGGGACCCGAACGTACCAAACGACGTAGAAGATGACCCGGAAGAATCGCCCTCATCCGATGGGTACAAAGAGGAGCGCATGCGTTGCAAGAATTGCGGTACAATGTACGACGACGGGTTCGTACTGGCCAACCACAAGCTCAACTGTCTACCGCCAAAGGATCCACCCCGGTGTAATCTATGTCCGGCGGTGTTCAAAAATAACTGGGATCTGCAGGTGCACCTGAACCGGCATAACGGTATGAAATTACATCAACTCGGTACTTAACATAAAACTAATCGCTTAAACATTCTACAGGCCTAACCCCATTCCAGTGCCGCAAAGAGGGCTGCACGAAGGCTTTCGCCGGCCCAATTGTACGCATCATCCACGAGAAAAACTGTCAAAAGGAGTCCAACCAGGTCGTCTGTCCAAGCTGCGGCATGGCGTTCAAGTGCGAGCTGTATCTGCAGCGCCACATGATCACGCACGAGGCACCGAAGTACGAATGCGCCGTTTGCCATCGCAAGTTCGGCGATTTGACCACCTTCCGAGCCCACATGATGCGACACTTTGAACGGAATGAAACCCCGGCGGAGGAACAACACCGTGAAGACGTTCCGTCCGACTTCCGGTGCGATTCCTGCGAGCAAGAATTCGCCACGCCGGAGCTTCTGAACGGTCACAAGGTGTACTGCGGGAAGAACAAAAAATTCCGCAAGTTCCAGCTGCTCTGCCCGCTCTGTCCGGAGTCGTTCCACAAGCAGGAAACGCTCGATCAGCACCTGAGCCGGCACAAGGGCATCAAGTCGATTCCGTGCCGGAAGGAGGGCTGCGACAAGATGTTCTTCGATACGGCTGGGCGAAACGTGCACGAGCTGTATCGCTGTGGGAGGGGCGGGACGCACGTCTGTTCGATTTGCCAGGCGGCCTTCGGAACGCCGGCATCGCTGCGGGTTCACATGAAGGGACACAGGTAGCAGGGTTGAGTGGAGggctttttggaaaaatactcatgatttttattttcaggaaACCAACTGCAGTCAAGGATTAGTGCAGATTTTTTAGGGTTAAAATTAAATAGcgttttattgttaaaataaagattgataaacaattttcaataagttttgttttttgtttgaatccgAAAGCAACAGCCAGCAGCTTGCCCGACGTTCGCTCCTCATTATCTACGGGGATAGCTGAATGCGAGCAGtttgatgttttgttttgttcttttgggagaactgtcatttctactaCTCGAATCTAGTCAATCTAGTACTTCAGTTAAAGTGACAGCAACAAGCTTGCCTTCGTTGTTGTTTacggaaaatttgattttataaataatttaatctgGGTTCATCTTCCTGGACGTGGGTAAGATCAAAAGGAACGCCAATCTGGTTGCGGTTTAACCCTATGTGCTCatatatttgtatggaaaaggagatggttctaaaattctaaatggaACGAGAATCTAAATGATAAAACATTCTCAATACACGGATTATTGATAGATATCTGCTCATAAAGTCTGCGGCTAGAAACAAGAACCATGGACCTTCCGCAGGAATCGATTTCCTTGCAACCAATCATCATAAAAGAAGAATGCGACCCCGAGGACTCACTTtccgaggaggaggaggataaTCCGCAGCACCCTTCCGAATCTCCCTGCTGTGTCTTCTGCTTCCGCGTCCAATCCGACGGGCTGCTCTCCGATGGGCCAGCCTTGCGGGAAAAGATCGAATTCGTGCTCGCGGCGCGGTTACGGTCCCTTAAGGTTCCCAGCTGCCGGAACTGCGCGCAGATGTTCGACTTGTTTTACAACTTCAAGAAGAGCTGCCTGCTGGCGCTGTCCAAAAAGGAGGAACTGCAACAGGCACTGGTGCAAAAGAGTGCCGACGGCAGGTATGCGGAAATGGTGAAGGTTCGGAAGGTGCCGAGGGCAAAGAAGATTATCACATGTTCCGTTTGTACGAGGGAATTTACGGACGAGGACGAGCACCGCTATCACATCAATCAGCACTTTGGTGAGAttgttttaggaatatttttttatgtaaatctgACCAACACCATTTCCAGGGGTCAAACCGTTCAAATGTAAGGTCGCAGGATGCAAACAATCGTTCCCAAACCCAAAAGACTGCTTCGTGCACGAAGCAATGTGCTCGGTAGTGCCGCCACCTTCCAGGGAGTGCGAAGTCTGTGCGTTCCGATTCGCAACGGAGGCGGAGCTCGAGGCGCACAAGATCACGCACAGTGAGCCCAACTTCCAGTGTGGCCGATGTGGAGAAGCGTTCTTTTATGCGTAAGTTTAGGTGGatttaactttaaatatttactatttttctcaacgCTAAATTTTAGACTTGACTGCGAAAACCACGAGAGAGACTGTCGCATCCAGGCGGCAGATCCCCTACAAAATATCAAGTTGGAAGACTCCCTAGAAGATCTGGATGAAGAGTCATCGAACAATACTTCCGATGGCTCCAGAAACACCGAACACATCCCCGTCGTCGAGAAGTTCGAACAACCACCCGTAGATAGGCTCTGTAAGCGCTGCGGCGAAACGTTCCCGCTTGCCAACCGCACCTTCCACAAGCACCAGAGGAAATGTAGACCCAGCAATCACAAGACCTATCCGTGTACGCTCTGCGAAAAGACGTTCACCAAGAAGATGACGCTCGAAACGCACCTCAACAAGCACGCAGGAGTTCAGTCGTTCAAGTGCCGTAAACCCGGCTGTGACAAAACCTTCTTCGGATATCCGGCGCGGTACTCGCACGAAGAATCCTGCGGCAGCAAGGGCTTCGTGTGTGACATGTGTGGCGAAACGTTAACGTCGCCGGCCTCGCTACGCATCCACCGGGCCAGGCACGACGAGCCGCAGATTCCGTGCGAGCTGTGCGATAAGATGTTCAAGAccaagtaagaaaaaaatacctttaaatGTCGGtttagattcagaaaaaaatcgaaatatttgtaaACTTCTAGGTCCGCCCTGCAGAAGCACATGACGACCCACTCGGAGGAGCGCAAATTCGAGTGCGAAACGTGTGGGAAAAGGTTTAAGTCGGCCGAAGCAAATCGGGTTCACCAGCGGATTCACACCCAGGAGAAGCCGTATGCGTGTCCGGAGTGTGACAAGCGGTTCACGTACAACTGTTCGCTGAAGGCGCACCTGGAGAAGAAGGCGTGCTTGGTGCATTGAGAAGAGATTCGCGATTTTTATCCAACCtcatattttcgtatttttcgaaaaattctctTAACCACAATTTAAAAACTGCGATATCTCTGGAGCACAAATTGTAGAAACAAATTCCAAGATTCCAGCCCTGAATAAACctgaataaattaataattaatttacCTACAGGATGTTGAGGTGCATATTCGAGCCGAATCGGAGGGTGTCAGCTACATCACGCTTAAGAGTGGCGACCGGGATTTGGTCCTGTCTAACAAAAGGTGCTTACAGAGCAAGCGATTTGGGAGTTTTACCTTTATCTGGAACGAACAACATATCAGCTGGACGTGAAGGTGGACTACATGGCACAATTCGAAAAGTTTGCGATCGTTGAGTGTACGGAAACGGGTTCAAAGCCAGCGGGTACAAAGCGTTTGAGGGTTAGGTTGACCAGGAGCTGATGATGACCCCCGAgatcaaattcatgaacataaAGGTAACTTCAACTCCGTTGGTTTTCGACATTTTCACTTACCGTTACTTTATTTTAGGTCAACTCTATCTACCGCATCGTGCTCAAATCCCAGAAAGGTTGCCGTGACCTGAGCGAGTGGAAGCATTCCCGTGCCAGCACCCTGATCGAGATGTTCGACGCCATCCTTGTGCTGCAGCCAGGAGGACTCCTCTCATGCGTTGCCATCAATGTTCGCTGCTTGGACAATTCAAGACTTTGAACTCgctttgaagaacaaaatcttcatcaacaaatcattgttatccgagcattcgttggtgaaggttgtctgaatcaacatgactcgtcgcgtcccggcgcaaaacgccggcaatattgccctacctgcggctcaagcaggcaaaaaagtgggaatttccaaaaggaaggttgaggcctcaactgatggccaaaaaccgggaatttccaaaaggaaggtgcttttggaagtgacatcgaacagcaaaaagacgaaaaagagcgacggtactgtaccgatggatgaggaggaggagaactcttcatcgcacgaggagcagcttttgaagaacaacaagtttgctggactgcctgacgaggaccaggtagcggaagcaaaggagaatgaagtgaaacagcgaaaggagaaactgcctcctttttatgtgaggcaatcagcagcaacgatcgactttcgtgcggggcttgttgaactcatcaagtctgggaaagtccaaggcaacattcgtctgtgtcaggacggatttaaggtgctggtgcaatccaggcagcactatcaactggtcaaggattacttgaccgaaaacgaggcggagtactttacccatgatgtcgtcatggataagccgtacaaaatcgtcgtcagaggtctgtacgacatgccagtggaggaattagctgccgagctaaaagttttgaaactggatgtgttggccgtgcacaaaatgagccgacgcaacaaagacatcaagtaccgtgaccagctctacctgctgcatttggctaagggatcgacgacgcttcctgagctgaaggcaattcgagcggttttcaacattatcgtgtcgtgggagcgataccgaccagtgcatcgtgacgtcacacaatgcttcaactgcctgggcttcgggcacggaggtaagaactgccacctgaagcgtcgttgcgccaaatgtggtaccgatgcgcacatcacatcccagtgcatccaagattcgctggtgaagtgcctcaactgcaacggtgagcattcgtcaaccgaccgaaagtgccccaagagagctgagttcgtgaaaattcggcagcaagcatcgacgaagaatcagcctcagcgtcgtagaactcctccagccctggtggagcaaaattttccacctcttcaaccgcgacgccaggtcccgaacttggcaccgttaccgttggatcccaggaagagagctgagatgaatcatccacggccgggttccagccaggagccgagaccgccaccaccgggcttcagccaggagccaagaccaacccaagaaccagcagttgaggaaaatggtaatgatctttacacctcaaccgaactcctcaatattttcaaacagatgtccgctgcactgcgtggatgcaaaaccaagacccagcagattgaagtgctgacctcgttcgtcatccagtatggatcgtaggtccctcaagctgctgaattggaacgcttgctccattaggaggaagaatttagagctggtggattttcttcgcgagaaggagatcgacgtagctgccatcacggaaactcatctgaagcccggtgaaaaagtttatctgcaaaactacaagatcgcgacgcagctcgataggaccacctctggaggaggaggtgtgcttgtcgctgttcatcgtgatctcaagccacgccggctgccacactttaagctggacatcatcgaggccgttggagtggaaattcccacttcggttggcccagtactcttcattgctgcatactgcccacgtcaggtgaatgccagagatggttcagcagcaaaactgaagggcgatatccagaagctgacacggcggagcgcaaagtacatcatcgctggtgacctcaacgcgaagcatgaagtttggggcaacagcaggaggaatcggaacggagtgattctgcacaacgatctgcaaaacggatactacaacgttgtgagtccggatcgtccaacgagggtggctcggtctgggaatcactcaatcatcgatttcttcattaccaatatggctgagaacgtgg harbors:
- the LOC120429841 gene encoding zinc finger protein 62 homolog encodes the protein MAGCGQKCCVSGCDSRKDASGYSFHTFPVASELRIANFRRKLWHDAVFGKDSARIALKNTKICGKHFVTGKPAKLTETSEVNWIPTLHLGPGRVAPQVKTSGGLPLVEDGVLPPEQVNFKEQKVVRLAESNEADPFQEEFVVKVEVLDVEVADASNEAEPIPEEVEVKEEMLDVEVIEAVVPKKQRVLRIETSNAVEPVEKVAQEIKEEILNDEEEIQFIRKKQTCQISFNRCMFCLNELPPKEQILPDFNKESTFRTQVEYVLAKTIEAPNYPCCSSCKQMFQLFYKFKKSCLVALAKPLDLIKSKSAKRPANHPISPAPKRKSEVVTIHPKIDERDPNVPNDVEDDPEESPSSDGYKEERMRCKNCGTMYDDGFVLANHKLNCLPPKDPPRCNLCPAVFKNNWDLQVHLNRHNGLTPFQCRKEGCTKAFAGPIVRIIHEKNCQKESNQVVCPSCGMAFKCELYLQRHMITHEAPKYECAVCHRKFGDLTTFRAHMMRHFERNETPAEEQHREDVPSDFRCDSCEQEFATPELLNGHKVYCGKNKKFRKFQLLCPLCPESFHKQETLDQHLSRHKGIKSIPCRKEGCDKMFFDTAGRNVHELYRCGRGGTHVCSICQAAFGTPASLRVHMKGHSLRLETRTMDLPQESISLQPIIIKEECDPEDSLSEEEEDNPQHPSESPCCVFCFRVQSDGLLSDGPALREKIEFVLAARLRSLKVPSCRNCAQMFDLFYNFKKSCLLALSKKEELQQALVQKSADGRYAEMVKVRKVPRAKKIITCSVCTREFTDEDEHRYHINQHFGVKPFKCKVAGCKQSFPNPKDCFVHEAMCSVVPPPSRECEVCAFRFATEAELEAHKITHSEPNFQCGRCGEAFFYALDCENHERDCRIQAADPLQNIKLEDSLEDLDEESSNNTSDGSRNTEHIPVVEKFEQPPVDRLCKRCGETFPLANRTFHKHQRKCRPSNHKTYPCTLCEKTFTKKMTLETHLNKHAGVQSFKCRKPGCDKTFFGYPARYSHEESCGSKGFVCDMCGETLTSPASLRIHRARHDEPQIPCELCDKMFKTKSALQKHMTTHSEERKFECETCGKRFKSAEANRVHQRIHTQEKPYACPECDKRFTYNCSLKAHLEKKACLVH